A window from Solanum stenotomum isolate F172 chromosome 5, ASM1918654v1, whole genome shotgun sequence encodes these proteins:
- the LOC125864385 gene encoding putative receptor-like protein kinase At3g47110 isoform X1 produces the protein MRQLYLKSNSMWLLLLYFQYSIIMMSIAISGLESTDQLALQDLKSRITEDPLHVMASWNEHSSHFCIWTGVTCSPENGRVTFLDLSSRQLAGTIPSSIGNLSFLTGIDLGNNSFRGEIPQAIGRLLQLQHLNASYNYFSGKIPTNLTYCKELRVLHLQSNELVGKIVDQLSSLSKLYLFKLKRNSLEGGIPRWLGNFSSLEFLDISGNSLQGPIPEDLGRLTKLLVFHVNSNELSGTIPSSIFNLSSIYYFSVTQNLLHGQLPADVGLTLPNLEAFSGAVNSFTGPIPVSLANASKLRVIDFSQNKLTGDVPTSFGKLEMLVRLNFEENRLGGRGSYEGLRFLDSLTNCTHLMVLSFATNNFRGELPYSITNLSTVLEIFSLGHNRLHGTLPAGIDNLISLMLLGMDGNYLNGSVPESIGKLEYLERLYLNGNSFSGKIPSSIGNLSLLNTLNLDENRLEGSIPPELGKCKVLSTLNLTRNNLIGSIPKEVAGLSSLSISLSLGSNALTGSLPKELDQLINLEELDLSQNKLSGEIPSTLSNCLHLERVYISNNLLQGTIPQSFTSLKGLEEVNFSRNNLSGEIPEFLGKLSYLRKLDLSFNEFEGEVPNEGVFSNVSAISIKGNRKLCGGVSDLHLPECSKALKHLNSRVWIYVSVPVALLALVLCCCGAYYRLRNSRKAHPWIEQLAQIPRTTYREILRATDGFSEDNLVGTGSFGSVYKAHFHGEETIMAVKVLNLLQRGALKSFLDECRALRNIRHRNLLKIKTACSSIDHQGNDFKCLVFEFMTNGNLHDWLHPENDDQQHQTKKLIFIQRLNIAIDVASALDYLHNHCQTPIVHCDLKPSNILLDEDMSAHVGDFGLATFLLDTSSNSWSHQISAALKGSIGYIPTEYGSGGQPSTLGDVYSFGIVLLELFICKRPIDAIFNESLNIHKYVSTALPEHVMEIVDPLLLLAEEEQNINQDQARRVEECLLSVLEIGLTCSASSSRDRAPIDTILSKLQAIRESFLTSR, from the exons ATGAGGCAGTTGTATCTAAAATCCAATTCCATGTGGCTTTTGTTGTTATACTTCCAGTACTCAATTATTATGATGTCCATTGCAATCTCAGGTCTCGAATCGACTGATCAATTAGCACTACAAGACTTGAAAAGCAGAATAACAGAGGATCCACTTCATGTCATGGCTTCTTGGAATGAGCACTCTTCCCATTTCTGCATCTGGACTGGTGTAACATGTAGTCCTGAAAATGGCAGAGTTACGTTTCTTGATTTGAGTTCGCGACAACTTGCTGGCACCATACCGTCTTCCATTGGTAATCTCAGTTTCCTTACAGGTATTGATCTTGGAAACAATAGTTTCCGCGGTGAAATTCCTCAAGCAATAGGCCGCCTGTTGCAGCTGCAACATTTAAATGCTAGTTACAATTATTTTAGTGGGAAAATTCCTACTAATTTAACTTACTGTAAGGAACTTAGAGTACTTCATCTACAATCTAATGAACTTGTTGGGAAAATTGTGGATCAACTAAGTTCATTGTCAAAGCTGTATTTGTTTAAACTGAAAAGGAACTCACTTGAAGGAGGCATCCCGCGTTGGTTAGGAAACTTTTCGTCTTTAGAGTTCCTTGACATTTCGGGTAATAGTCTACAAGGACCAATACCTGAGGATCTTGGGCGTCTAACGAAGTTGTTAGTGTTTCATGTGAACTCTAACGAATTATCTGGTACAATCCCTTCATCGATTTTCAATCTTTCTTCCATATACTATTTCTCTGTTACACAAAATCTACTGCATGGACAACTTCCAGCAGATGTAGGCCTCACTCTTCCAAACCTTGAAGCATTTTCTGGCGCTGTCAACAGTTTCACCGGACCTATTCCTGTTTCATTGGCGAATGCTTCTAAGCTTCGCGTGATTGATTTTTCCCAAAATAAACTTACTGGGGATGTGCCAACTAGTTTTGGAAAGTTGGAAATGTTGGTTAGGCTTAACTTTGAGGAGAATAGACTAGGCGGGAGGGgaagttatgagggtttgagATTTCTTGATTCCTTAACCAATTGTACACATCTGATGGTACTGAGTTTCGCAACCAATAACTTTAGGGGAGAATTGCCTTACTCAATCACTAATCTTTCAACTGTACTTGAGATTTTCTCTCTAGGTCACAATAGGCTGCATGGTACTCTTCCAGCTGGAATAGACAACCTTATTAGTTTGATGCTACTAGGAATGGACGGAAACTACCTCAATGGGAGTGTGCCTGAATCTATAGGTAAGCTTGAATATCTTGAACGTCTCTATTTGAACGGAAATTCATTTTCTGGGAAGATACCATCCTCTATTGGTAACTTGTCATTGTTAAATACTCTAAATCTGGACGAAAATAGACTAGAAGGAAGCATACCTCCGGAGTTGGGGAAGTGTAAGGTCTTGTCAACGTTAAACCTTACTAGGAATAATCTCATTGGCTCCATACCGAAAGAGGTTGCAGGATTATCTTCCCTTTCAATTTCTTTATCATTGGGAAGTAATGCTTTGACTGGATCCTTGCCAAAAGAACTTGATCAGTTGATAAATCTTGAGGAATTGGATTTATCACAGAACAAGTTATCTGGTGAGATTCCAAGCACCCTCAGCAATTGCCTCCACTTAGAGAGAGTATATATTAGTAATAATCTCTTACAAGGAACCATTCCTCAATCCTTTACAAGTTTAAAAGGATTGGAAGAGGTAAATTTTTCGCGTAACAACTTGTCAGGGGAAATACCGGAGTTTCTTGGGAAACTTTCATATCTCAGAAAACTGGACCTTTCATTCAATGAATTTGAAGGTGAGGTGCCAAATGAAGGGGTTTTTTCCAATGTAAGTGCAATTTCAATCAAAGGAAACAGGAAACTTTGTGGAGGAGTTTCCGACTTGCATTTGCCTGAATGCTCCAAAGCTCTGAAGCACCTTAATTCAAGAGTGTGGATTTATGTTAGTGTTCCTGTTGCACTCTTAGCTTTGGTGCTATGTTGTTGTGGTGCTTATTACAGGCTCAGAAACTCAAGAAAGGCACACCCTTGGATCGAACAGCTAGCCCAGATACCAAGAACTACATATCGAGAAATACTTAGAGCAACGGATGGTTTCTCTGAGGATAACTTGGTAGGTACAGGAAGTTTTGGTTCAGTATATAAAGCGCATTTCCATGGTGAGGAAACAATAATGGCAGTGAAAGTATTGAACTTACTACAAAGAGGGGCCTTGAAGAGCTTCCTGGATGAATGCAGAGCATTGAGAAATATAAGGCATCGTAATCTTCTCAAAATCAAGACTGCTTGTTCAAGCATTGATCACCAAGGTAATGACTTCAAATGCCTAGTTTTTGAGTTCATGACTAACGGAAACCTACACGATTGGTTGCATCCAGAAAATGATGACCAGCAACACCAAACAAAGAAGCTGATTTTCATCCAAAGGCTAAACATTGCCATAGATGTTGCTTCTGCACTCGACTATCTCCACAACCACTGTCAAACACCGATAGTCCATTGTGATCTAAAACCAAGCAACATACTCCTCGATGAAGATATGTCTGCCCATGTTGGTGACTTTGGATTAGCAACATTTCTCCTTGACACATCAAGCAATTCTTGGAGTCATCAGATTTCTGCAGCACTAAAGGGTTCTATAGGTTACATCCCAACAG AGTACGGATCAGGCGGCCAACCATCCACACTTGGAGATGTTTACAGCTTTGGAATAGTGTTGCTAGAGCTGTTCATCTGTAAAAGACCAATTGATGCAATTTTCAACGAGAGTCTAAACATTCACAAGTATGTTTCAACAGCTTTGCCTGAACATGTCATGGAGATAGTAGATCCCTTATTGCTCTTGGCAGAGGAAGAGCAAAACATCAATCAAGATCAAGCAAGAAGAGTGGAAGAATGTTTACTCTCGGTTTTGGAAATCGGCCTTACATGCTCTGCATCATCATCAAGAGATAGAGCACCAATAGACACTATTTTGAGCAAACTTCAAGCAATCCGGGAATCCTTCCTTACAAGTAGATGA
- the LOC125864412 gene encoding E3 ubiquitin-protein ligase AIRP2: protein MRKSFKDSLKALETDIQHANTLASDYPREYDGASLQMRLSYSPCAHIFLFLVQWTDCHFAGALGLLRIHIYKAYEDGKTSMYIHERKASIKQFYGVIFPSLLQLQRGITDIDDRKQREICATKYRRGDETSKGKLSEIEIEREEECGICMEMNTKVVLPSCNHSLCMKCYRNWRARSQSCPFCRDSLKRVDSGELWIYTNICDIKDLSTITRENMKRLLMYIDKLPVVYPDPALVSYHPNY, encoded by the exons ATGAGGAAGTCTTTTAAAGATTCACTCAAAGCACTTGAAACTGATATTCAGCATGCTAATACTCT GGCTTCGGATTATCCAAGAGAATATGATGGTGCTAGCCTTCAGATGAGACTATCGTACAGTCCCTGTGCTCATATATTTCTGTTTCTTGTTCAGTGGACTGACTGTCACTTTGCTGGTGCTCTAGGATTGCTTAGGATCCATATTTATAAG GCTTATGAGGATGGTAAAACAAGCATGTATATTCATGAGAGAAAAGCTAGTATAAAACAGTTCTATG GGGTGATATTTCCCTCTTTGTTGCAACTTCAAAGGGGAATCACTGACATTGATGATAGGAAGCAACGAGAGATATGTGCAACCAAATACAGAAGAGGTGATGAGACAAGCAAAGGTAAGCTGTCTGAAATCGAAATAGAGAGGGAGGAGGAATGCGGTATCTGCATGGAAATGAATACGAAGGTTGTGTTGCCCTCCTGCAATCACTCTTTATGCATGAAGTGTTATAGAAATTG GCGTGCCCGATCTCAGTCATGCCCTTTCTGTCGAGATAGTCTCAAAAGGGTGGATTCCGGAGAGCTTTGGATATACACCAACATATGTGACATCAAAGACTTGTCCACAATAACGAGGGAAAATATGAAGAGGCTTCTCATGTACATCGATAAATTGCCTGTCGTCTATCCAGATCCAGCACTTGTCTCTTATCATCCTAATTATTGA